The Photobacterium sp. CCB-ST2H9 DNA segment AGATACGTAAGCAGCAAGAAAAATATTTACTTCAACCTGTGCAAAGCTACACTTTGATCACAAAAATATCTCTGGCAGGAATCAAGTCAAAAGTTAAGGTTAAAACTCCTCGTTCAAGTATAGTTATATCCAAATATTTCCCTAATATTTTTAAAAATCATTATGACTTTGATTTTATAAATAAATCTTGTGTAGATTTGAATGAGTTAAATTATTCTTGGGTGACAGTTACGGTTAGTTCACGTTGTGAAAACTCTGCCGTATCTAAATCTCTATCTGAATTAAGTTTCTATTTAGGAGTGATTAATCTTTTCTATAATTATGGTCATGATAGAAAATCGTATGGGATGAGGTTTGAGCCTGTTAATAAGTTACGTCGTTTTAAATACCACATGATCCACTTTTCAAGCGGTGAACAGGCGTCAAATTTGTGCTGGTATGAGTCAAATTTTGCCGACTATGCAAAATCATTACACTATGAGCGTGATAATTTTCAAGATGCAAACAGAAAGTATCGTAAATTACTTAAGTCTATTGAATCTATAAATAGATATTCTTATTTTCGTACGGTGTTCAATCGATACGTTGAGGCTCTTGAATCTACTGATATGAACAAGTCATTTAGAAGCCTTTGGTCTTTACTAGAGACTCTAACTTTTACACAAAAAGATAATTATAATGTTACAATACATCGAACGGTAGCTCTATTTAAAGATAGGTTCTTAATGAAACAAAAGTTAGAGCTTTTGCGTGAACGTCGTAATATGGCAATTCATAGTCAAACTGATTTCTCTGATGCTGAGCAAATAACTTATATGCTCATGCGTATTATAAACGCTTACATTTTTGCTATAATCAATGTTATGAAGGTTGCAAGTTCAGAAAATCAGATTAAAGCAGTTCTCGATTTACCTTATGATACTCAAAAACTCAATGATTTAGAGTCAACGACTCAATCTAGTCTTGAGAATATTACTATTTTTAAGAAGCTAATTGGGGATTGAATCAGTCAATTATTAACTAAATCAAATATTTTTAACCCTTCTGATTTAATAAATATTAAAGTTAGAAGTTTTATTGCCGAAACATGCGAATGAGTATTGGTTTTTTATAAGCCCCATTAAAATGGGGCTGCTTTTTACCTATGAGTTGAAATTTTCCTAAGCTGCCTTGCGGCTTTTATTATCTTTGCCTTAGTTTTGCGGTCATTTTCAGCATCTATCTCCATCAAAGCACTTCCGGTGATGATACTCGGTGGCGTGGTTTTCGTGTCGATGAGGAAAATGCGGTGATTATCACCCCTGAAGGCCGACGCTTTAGCCCTAAAGAATTGGATTCATGGGCTTTGAGGTATGACACCTATCATGCCCTGAATCGTATGTATGAGCTTGATTATGTCCTTGTGAGGACAAATGTTGTGACACCATTACCGTTTAGAGGTGGTCGCAGAATTAAAACAAGCCCATGGTGATACTGTCACTAAAGATAAAAAAAAGAACACTAGGCAGATGAGAAACCATCACAAAAAATCGTAATCGATTCACTAACTAGACCAGATAATAAGTCAAAGAGCAGGAAAGTCCTGCTCTTTTGTGTTTTATAGTGTTTCATCTACTGAATGAACTTTACTGCGATTCTTCGCTTTATTGAGACATTCTCCATAAAGACTGAGTACTTCGTGTTTTAATGGCCGAGAAAAATTCGCATCTAATTCAATAATTTCCATCATTAAATCAAGTGCAACTTCAGCTACACCACTTGTGTTTTT contains these protein-coding regions:
- a CDS encoding DUF3653 domain-containing protein; translation: MIITPEGRRFSPKELDSWALRYDTYHALNRMYELDYVLVRTNVVTPLPFRGGRRIKTSPW